The DNA window GTCGAGGCAAAGGTTTTGGAGCTCCTTCCGCAGGGGGGAGTGAGGTTGGAGTTGGAGAGCCGGGCTCAAGTGATTGGGCATCCGGCGGGCGCGACCAAGGTGAATTTCGTCCGGTTGCGCACCAACGACAAGGTTTTGGTGGAATTATCTCCGCACGATAAGTCGCGGGGCAGGATTGTGAAACTGCTGGCTCGATAGCCGGGAGTAGCGAAAGGCGAAGGAATACGGAAATGAAAGTTCGTCCGTCGGTCAAGAAAATTTGCGACAAGTGCAAGATCGTCCACCGCGAAGGCGTAGTGCGTGTGATCTGTGCCAACCCGAAGCATAAGCAGCGTCAGGGTTAGTGAGTACCGAG is part of the Bryobacter aggregatus MPL3 genome and encodes:
- the infA gene encoding hypothetical protein (stimulates the activities of the other two initiation factors, IF-2 and IF-3), with protein sequence MSAETRASESAVEAKVLELLPQGGVRLELESRAQVIGHPAGATKVNFVRLRTNDKVLVELSPHDKSRGRIVKLLAR
- the rpmJ gene encoding 50S ribosomal protein L36, whose amino-acid sequence is MKVRPSVKKICDKCKIVHREGVVRVICANPKHKQRQG